The DNA region CTCAGTCCGACGCCCGCCCACCCTGATTCCTATTGGCTCGAGACGGCGGCGGAACTTGCGTCGACGTCACCTCGGGCGGGTCGGGGAGCACGCAGCGATCGAGTTCGCGGTTGACGTGGGCGTACTCCTCGGGGGCGTTCGCGAGGGGGTGTGCGGGGTTCTGGCTGCTGTCAATGCGGGCGGCCCGGACCTCGCCGAAGCGGTTGAGTCTGGCGATGATCCCGCGCCAGTGGTAGGTCGTCGCCGCTGGAACGGTGTACGGACGCGGCGGTTTGCGGTCGGGATGTCCGGCGGCCAGGATCGCGGCGTTGACGTTGCTCGCGAGTTCGTCGTGATCGACGAGGATGCCGACTCGGGCGTCGACCGGTGCCCTGGCTGCGAGGACGTCGAGACCGAGGTGGAGTGCCCGGTACTCCGCGACGTTGTTGTCCGGCGGCACGTCGGTAGTCGCGATGCGACCGACGCGCGTGCCGTCGCGCGTTTCGATGACGGCCCCGAGGCCGCCGCCCGCCCGTCGGAAGGACCCGTCGGTGGCGACGTAGAAGTCACGATGATGGGTCGACGGGGGGTGGGCGATGTGCGGTGTTGGCGACTCGTCGAACAGATCCCGAAGTGCGGGGCGGCCGTGAGCGGCCATATGCCGCTGTAGGACAGTCAAGTACTTAACAACTAGGCCATCTCTCACCGAGCGTTAGTCGATCGGTTCCACCAATGTGCTGGTCGATCGAATCCAACAACGTATAAATAGGATGATTGTACATGTATGCGTATGCAGGGTGCTGACAAATTCACCACGAACCGACGGAACGTCCTCCGATACACAGCCGGTGCGACCACGCTTGGACTCGCATCGATCGCCGGTTGTATCGGTGATGATCCGGACGATGGTAACGGCAATGGAAACGGCGGCAACGGCAATGGAAACGGCGGCAATGGAAATGGCAACGGCAACGGCGGCGGTAGCCTCGACGAGATCACGCTGACGCTGACGCAGTTCCCCGACACCCAGGACCCGCTCGATCACATCACCGGGGACTACTTCAACGTCTACGACCACATCTACGAGCCGGTTTTCGACTTCCAACCCGGCGAGGGTATCCTCCCGCGCATCGCCGAGGAGTGGGAAGCACAGGGCGACGGCACGACCGAGGTCTCCCTCAGAGACGACGTGGTCTTCCACAACGGCGACGACCTCACCGCCGAGGACATCGCCTGGACGATCAACCGAACGATCGACCCCGATATGGGTGTCCAGAGTCCGATCGGCACGTACGGTCTCGGCTCCATCGAGGGCGCCGAAGCCGTCGACGAGACGACCCTCTCGATCAGCTACGGCGCGTCGGCCGGCCTCGCGGAGTTCGAGTTCGGGAACTACGCGCGAGCGATGAATCAGCAGTGGGCGATCGACAACTTCGACGCCGAGAACGAAGCGATCGCCGGCGCCGATCCCGAAGCGTTCAACGGGACGGGACCGTACCAGGTCGTCGAGTACACCTCCGGTGAAGAAATCGTCGTCGAGGCGTTCGACGACTACTGGGGCGACCAGCCGCCGTTCAGCCGAGTCACGTTCAACGCCTCCGGCGAGTCGAGCAGCCGCGTCGCTGCACTCGAGACCGGCGAGAGCGACGTGACGATGAACATCCTCCCCGAGGACGTCCAGACCGTCCAGGACGCCGACGGCATCGACATCCGGAACGTCACGAGCTTCCGGAACATCTTCTGCCCGATGAAGAACACGGTGGAACCGTTCGACAGCCAGGAGTTCCGCCAGGCGATGAACTACGCCGTCGACAACGAGGCGATCGTCAGCGAGATCCTCAGCGGCTTCGGTGAACCACGAGGACAGCCGGTCGCACCCGGTATCAACGGCTTCAACGACGAACTCGGACCGTACGAGCACGACCCCGGACGTGCCGAGAGCCTCGTCGAAGACAGCGGCTACGGCGGCGTCGAGATCACGCTCACCGCCCCGCAGGGTCGCTACCTCAACGACGCCGCGATCGGCGAGCGCGTCGCCGACATGATCAACCAGCTCGACAACGTGAGCTGTGAGGCCGACATCGTCGAGTTCGGGACGGTATCCGATGCCAACCAGGCTGGCGTTGACCCCAACGAGTTCGACATCCCGTTCTACATGATCGGCTGGGGGACCATCACCGGCGACACCGACTACGGTGTCCAGGGATTCTTCACGATCCCCGACAACCCGTCGCGAACCTTCGACGACGAAGAACTCAGCGACGCGATCCTCGAGACCCAGCAGATCGACGACCCCGAGGAACGGACCACGGCGCTCCAGGAGGTCAACGCGATGGCGCGTGAGAAAGCACCGTTCGTCTTCCTGCACACCCAGGAGAGCATCTACGGGGCGAACAGCAACATTCAGTGGGAGCCCCGCGAGGACGAGACCATCTACATCTGGGAGATGGAGAATTAAGTCGGTCCTCAGCACCATCGAATAGAAACGCCATCCGACTTTTGTAGCGCCGAACGATCGGGTCCAGCAGCGATATCTCGAGCTCCCGTCCGGGTCCCGAAACCGCCAGAACCGGGCGGGGACCGACAGTATAATTAATGTTCGTGGATTCCTTCGATACATTCCGATGGCACTGAGGAAATTTCTGGTCAGACGAATACTGCAGGGCGTATTCGTCCTCTGGGGCGTGGTGACGGTCCTGTTCGGCCTCCGGGCCGTTTCACCGGGTGATCCGGCGACGCTGATACTCGGGCAGGGGGCGAACCGGGAGCTCGTCGAACGGGTCAGAGAAGAGGAGGGGCTCAACGAACCCATTTACGTACAGTACTTCGATTACGTCGAGGGGCTTCTCAGGGGAGACCTCGGCTATTCCTGGCAGTCGAGCCGGGACGTTTCGGCGATGGTCATCGAGCGAATTCCGGCGACGGTCGAACTCACGGTCGCCGCGACGATCGTGGCGATCGTCATCGCGATTCCCCTCGGAGTCGTCTCCGCGACGCGCCGGAACGAGCCCTCCGATTACGGCGCGACGCTGTTTTCACTCCTCGGAATCAGTACGCCGAACTTCTGGCTCGGGCTGATGTTGATCCTCGTGATGAGCGTCTGGTTCGGTATCCCGTATCCGGACGTTGCCACCGATACCTTCTCTATCGGAATCGTCCACATCCCGTATCCAACCTACATCGGCTTCGACTTCTACGGGTTCCCGACGGGGAGGCGTGGCGTGAGCTTCGCCGACGCAGTTCGGGCGATCGTCTTCGACCAGTCGATCAACGAGATGGGAACCTGGTTGCACTACATCACCCTTCCAGCGATCACCCTCGGGACGTACTTTACTGCGCTCATCACCCGGCTCACCCGGAGCGGCATGATCGACGAACTCGGGAAGCCTTATGTGACGGCGACGAAGGCGAAAGGGTTGCCGAACCCGCTCGTTCGTTACAAGCACGTCCTTCGTAATACGATGATTCCGATCATCACGGTTCTGGGCCTTCAGATGGGGTCACTGATCGGCGGATCGGTCATCACCGAAACCGTGTTCAACTGGCCGGGTCTCGGCCTCCGTCTGGTCGATGCGCTGAACGCTCGAGACTGGCCACTAATGCAGGGGATTATCCTCTTCATCGCCATCTCGTTCATCGTCATCAACATCGCCGTCGACGCACTGTACACGTCGCTCAACCCGCAGGTGAACAACGAATGATCTCCAATCGAATTACGTCGAATCTCAAGCAGACGTTCGTCGAGAGTCTCCTGCCCAAAATCGGACTGGTTCTCCTGGTCGCAATCATCCTGATGGCGATTTTCGCGCCATTGCTGGCCACCCACGACCCGACCAGGACGGGGTACTACGCCGAGAGCGGCTCGCCGTACCCACCGCTGGGCCACTCTTACGAGACGCAGGTTGCCCAGGAGGGCGAAATCGGTGACGTCTCCGTCGAACCCACGAGCGAACACATTCTGGGAACCAACAACGTCGGACAGGACGTCTTCTCGCGGTTCGTCTACGGCGCCCGCGTTTCGCTGCTGGTCGCCTTGTTGGGAACCGCACTGGCCATGATCATCGGGGTTCCAGTCGGGCTCATCGCCGGCTACTACGGAGGGCGCGTCGACGACGGACTGATGCGAGTCGCCGACACGATGTTGGCGTTTCCCTCGCTCGTCCTCGCGATGGCGCTGGTCGGCGTCTTCGGCTCCTCACCGATCTACGTCCCCGACCCGATCGTCGTGGCGGGCCTCGCCGACGGCATGCCCGAATCGATACCCATTCCCGGTTCGGTGACGGTCGTGGCCGGCCTTGTCATCTGGGTCTGGTTCGCGCGAGTCGCTC from Natronosalvus rutilus includes:
- a CDS encoding ribonuclease H, with translation MAAHGRPALRDLFDESPTPHIAHPPSTHHRDFYVATDGSFRRAGGGLGAVIETRDGTRVGRIATTDVPPDNNVAEYRALHLGLDVLAARAPVDARVGILVDHDELASNVNAAILAAGHPDRKPPRPYTVPAATTYHWRGIIARLNRFGEVRAARIDSSQNPAHPLANAPEEYAHVNRELDRCVLPDPPEVTSTQVPPPSRANRNQGGRASD
- a CDS encoding ABC transporter substrate-binding protein, which encodes MQGADKFTTNRRNVLRYTAGATTLGLASIAGCIGDDPDDGNGNGNGGNGNGNGGNGNGNGNGGGSLDEITLTLTQFPDTQDPLDHITGDYFNVYDHIYEPVFDFQPGEGILPRIAEEWEAQGDGTTEVSLRDDVVFHNGDDLTAEDIAWTINRTIDPDMGVQSPIGTYGLGSIEGAEAVDETTLSISYGASAGLAEFEFGNYARAMNQQWAIDNFDAENEAIAGADPEAFNGTGPYQVVEYTSGEEIVVEAFDDYWGDQPPFSRVTFNASGESSSRVAALETGESDVTMNILPEDVQTVQDADGIDIRNVTSFRNIFCPMKNTVEPFDSQEFRQAMNYAVDNEAIVSEILSGFGEPRGQPVAPGINGFNDELGPYEHDPGRAESLVEDSGYGGVEITLTAPQGRYLNDAAIGERVADMINQLDNVSCEADIVEFGTVSDANQAGVDPNEFDIPFYMIGWGTITGDTDYGVQGFFTIPDNPSRTFDDEELSDAILETQQIDDPEERTTALQEVNAMAREKAPFVFLHTQESIYGANSNIQWEPREDETIYIWEMEN
- a CDS encoding ABC transporter permease, giving the protein MALRKFLVRRILQGVFVLWGVVTVLFGLRAVSPGDPATLILGQGANRELVERVREEEGLNEPIYVQYFDYVEGLLRGDLGYSWQSSRDVSAMVIERIPATVELTVAATIVAIVIAIPLGVVSATRRNEPSDYGATLFSLLGISTPNFWLGLMLILVMSVWFGIPYPDVATDTFSIGIVHIPYPTYIGFDFYGFPTGRRGVSFADAVRAIVFDQSINEMGTWLHYITLPAITLGTYFTALITRLTRSGMIDELGKPYVTATKAKGLPNPLVRYKHVLRNTMIPIITVLGLQMGSLIGGSVITETVFNWPGLGLRLVDALNARDWPLMQGIILFIAISFIVINIAVDALYTSLNPQVNNE
- a CDS encoding ABC transporter permease, giving the protein MISNRITSNLKQTFVESLLPKIGLVLLVAIILMAIFAPLLATHDPTRTGYYAESGSPYPPLGHSYETQVAQEGEIGDVSVEPTSEHILGTNNVGQDVFSRFVYGARVSLLVALLGTALAMIIGVPVGLIAGYYGGRVDDGLMRVADTMLAFPSLVLAMALVGVFGSSPIYVPDPIVVAGLADGMPESIPIPGSVTVVAGLVIWVWFARVARGEALSLRNQEYVKASKSYGMSSRSILTKHILPNSLTPIIVLATIQVAVVILLEASLAYLGFSGTTLSWGYEIERGQDLLRTRPWIAMIPGIGIMLTVIAVNLLGDWFRDALDPNIEGSERGA